The genomic window ATCGAGGATGTGCCGGGTGTGGGCAAGACGATGCTGGCCAAGGCGCTGGCGCGGTCCATCGACTGCTCGGTGCGCCGCATCCAGTTCACGCCCGACCTGCTGCCGTCGGACATCACCGGTGTGTCGATCTACGACCAGCAGCGGCGGGACTTCGAGTTCAAGCCGGGCGCGATCTTCGCGCAGATAGTGATCGGCGACGAGATCAACCGCGCGTCGCCGAAGACCCAGTCCGCGTTGCTGGAGTCGATGGAGGAGCGACAGGTCACCATCGACGGGCAGACCTACGAGCTGCCCCACCCCTTCATGGTGGTGGCCACGCAGAACCCCGTGGAGATGGAGGGCACGTATCCGCTGCCGGAGGCGCAGCGCGACCGCTTCATGGCCCGGGTCTCGATGGGGTATCCGACCCCGGAGGCCGAGCTGCAGATGCTCGATGTGCACGGCGCGGTCTCACCGCTCGACGACCTCCAGCCCGTGGCGCACGCCCACGACATCGTGAAGCTGATCGACGCGGTGCGCACGGTCCATGTCGCCGAGTCCGTGCGGCGGTACGCGGTGGAGCTGGTCGCCGCCACGCGCAGCCACCCGGATCTGCGGCTGGGCGCCTCGCCGCGCGCCACGCTCCATCTGCTGCGCGCCGCGAAGGCGTCGGCCGCCCTGTCCGGGCGGGAGTACGCACTGCCGGACGATGTGCAGTCGCTGGCCGTGCCGGTGCTGGCGCACCGGCTGCTGCCCACCGCCCAGGCCCAGCTGAACCGCCGCACCGCCGAGCAGGTCGTGCTGGAGATCCTCCAGCGCATCCCCGTGCCCACCTCCGGCACCGACAGCAGCTACGGCACCGCGGCGCACCGGCAGATGCCCGGCGGCCCGGTCTACGGCCAGCGGCCCGGCACCCGGCGGTTGTGATGGCGGCCGGGAGCCCTGCCGCCGGCGGTGAGGAGCACGGCGGTCTGCGGGCGGCTCTCGGCGGGCTGACCACACGCGGCCGCTCCTTCCTGGCGGCCGGTCTGGCGGCGGCGGTGTGCGCGTATGTGCTGGGGCAGCGGGATCTGCTCCGGGTCGGGCTGCTGCTCGCCGTGCTGCCGCTGATCTGTGTGGCCGTGCTCTACCGCACGCGGTACCGGGTGGCGGCCGGCAGGCGGCTGTCGCCGTCGCGGGTGCCCGCCGGGTCCGAGGCCCGGGTGCATCTGCGGATGGACAACGTCTCGCGGATGGCGACCGGCCTGCTCATGCTCCAGGACCATGTGCCGTACGTGCTGGGGCCCCGGCCCCGGTTCGTGCTCGACCGGGTGGAGCCGGGCGGCCGCCGCGAGGTGTCCTACCGGGTCCGCTCCGATCTGCGCGGGCGCTATCCGCTCGGGCCGTTGCAGCTGCGGCTCAGCGATCCGTTCGGGATGTGCGAGCTGACCCGCTCGTTCAGCGCGTACGACACGCTGACCGTCATCCCGCGCACCGAGCCGCTGCCGCCGGTGCGGCTCGCGGGCGAGGCGTCGGGGTACGGGGACGGGCGGCAGCGCTCGCTGGCGCTGGCCGGCGACGACGACGTCATTCCGCGCACGTACCGGCAGGGCGACGAGCTGCGCCGGGTGCACTGGCGCTCCACCGCGCGCCACGGCGAGCTGATGGTGCGCCGCGAGGAGCAGCCGCAGCGGGCCCGATGCACGGTGCTGCTCGACACCCGCCGGATCGCCTACCAGGGCGCAGGCCCCGACTCGGCCTTCGAGTGGGCCGTGTCGGCGGCGGCGTCCGCGCTGGTGCACATGCTGGAGCGGGGTTTCGCGGTACGGCTGCTGACGGACACGGGCAGTTCGGTGCCCAGCCCCGGCGCCGACGGATTCACCGGGTCCACGCAGGATTCCGCGGACTCCGCGGGGCTGATGATGGACACCCTCGCCGTCGTCGACCACTCGGACGGTGCGGGGCTCTCCCGCGCGTACGACGTGCTGCGCGGCGGCAACGAGGGACTGCTGGTCGCCTTCGTCGGCGATCTCGACGAGGAGCAGGCGGCGGTCGCGGCCCGGATGCGGCAGCGCAGCGGCGGTGCGGTCGCGTTCGTCCTGGACAGCGGTCAGTGGGTGACGAGCGGCGCCGTGGCGGGCGCGGTCGAGGAGCGGCTGCGGCAGCTGCGTGAGGCCGGGTGGACGGCGGTGGCGGTGCCCCCGGGCGCGGCGCTGGCCGAGCTGTGGCGGCAGGCGGCCCGCGAGCGGGCCGACACCGCCCCGGCGGGCGGTACGGACGGGTTCTCTGGGGGATGGTCATGAGCGGTAGCGCAAGGCTGGCCCTGTGCGCCTACGCCGCCACGCTGATGGCGGTCGGCGCGCTCCAGCCGCTGGTCGGTCCGGCGACCTGGATCGTGCAGGCCGCGTTCCTGGTGGCGGTGGTGAGCGGGGTGGGCGCGCTGGCCCGGCGGGTGCCGCTGGCCCGGCCGCTGACGGTGGCCGCGCAGGCCGTCGTCGCGCTGCTGCTGCTCACTCTGGTCTTCGCCAGTGAGCAGGCCGTCATCGGTCTGCTGCCGGGCCCGGACGCCTTCGCGCACTTCGGGGAGTTGCTGGCCTCGGGCGCCGATGACGTCGGGCGTTATGCGATACCGGCGCCCGCCACCGACGGCATCCGGCTGATGCTGATCGGCGGGGTGATGCTGATCGGGCTGGCGGTGGACGCGCTCGCGGTGACCTTCCGCAGCGCCGCCCCCGCGGGCCTGCCGCTGCTGGCGCTGTACTCGGTGGCGGCGGCGCTGTCCGGTGGCGGGGCGGACTGGCTCTGGTTCCTGCTGGCCGCCACGGGCTATCTGCTGCTCCTGCTGGCCGAGGGCCGGGACCGGCTGTCGCAGTGGGGCCGCGTGTTCGGCGGTGCGCCGCGGACGGCGGGCACGGCCGCGGCCGGGCTGGACACCGGCGGCGGTACGGCGCAGGCGCCGGTGCGCATGGGCCGGCGGATCGGGGCGCTCGCCCTGGGTGTCGCGGTGCTCGTTCCGGCGCCGGCGCTGGGCGGCGGGCTGATCGGCGGAGCGGGCAGCGGTGCGGGCGCGGGCAGTGGGAGCGGCGGCACGATCGACGCGGTGAACCCGGTCGTGACGCTGCAGGACACCCTCAACCAGCCGGAAGCGCGCGAGTGGCTGAAGTACAAGACCAACGCGGACGACACCAGCGACATGTATCTGCGGATCATGGCGCTGGACCAGTTCGACGGCGGCTCCTGGAAGTTCTCGGTGCGGCCGCTCACGGGTGTTCCGGAGGAGCTCCCGCGGCCCGACGGGCTGGGTGGTGAGGCGGGCACGACCGAGATCAGGACGAACGTCTCGGCCGCCGGTTCCTACCGGCAGGGCTGGCTGCCGATGCCGTATCCGACGACCCGGGTGAGCATCGACGGCAAGTGGCGCTTCGACCCGGCCCGGCGGACGATCATCGGTGACGGCGGGCAGACGACGAGCGGTGTGCAGTACTCGGTCACCAGCCTCCTGGTGAATCCGACCCGTGAGCAGCTCGCCCGGGCCCCCGAGCCCTCGGCCGCGCTGCTGCGGGAGTACACGCAGGTGCCCGATTCCCTCCCGGCCGATGTGCGGTCCACGGCGGCCCGGGTGACGAAGGGCGCGACGAACGCCTACGAGCGGGCGGCCGAGCTGGAGGAGTGGTTCGCCGTCGGCGGCGGCTTCACCTACAGCACCACGGTGAAGTCGGGCGGGGGTGTGGAGGGCATTTCCCGGTTCCTGAAGAACAAAGAGGGCTTCTGCGTCCACTTCTCGTTCTCGATGGCGGCGATGGCCCGGGTGCTGGGCATACCGGCGCGGGTGGCGGTCGGCTTCACCCCGGGCACGGCGACGGCGGGCGGCGCGATGTCGGTGACCAACCGTGATGCGCATGCCTGGCCCGAGCTGTACTTCGAGGGTGTCGGGTGGACCCGGTTCGAGCCGACCCCGACCCGGGGCTCCCGCCCCGACTACACCCAGGAGCAGACGCCGTCCGGCGCCGCGACCAGCCCTGTGGAGCCGGGCGCGAGCGCCTCGGCGGAGGCGTCGGCCGCTCCGTCGAGCGAGCCCAGCTGCTCTGCGCAGGACCAGCGGGCGGGCGACTGCGGGGCGGCCGCGCCGAGGGACGTGCTGCCGCCGGAGGATCCAGGGCCTTCGCCGCTGGTGGTGGCGGGAATCGTCATCCTCGTGGTGGCGCTGCTGGCCGTGCCCTTGCTGCCGCTGCTGTGGCGGCTGCGGGTACGGATGCGGCGGCTGGGCTCGGACCGGCATGTCCGCGGTCCGGGACGGGGATCCGGAGCGGGGTCGGGCCCCGGACCGGGATCGGGACCGAAATCGGGACCGGAGCTCGGAGGGGCCGCTGCCGCCGGCACAGGGCAGGCGTCCGCGCCCGCGCTGGCCGCATGGCAGGAGGTCTCCGACTCGGCCTGGGACTACGGCATCCTGCCGGACGAGTCGCAGACCCCGCGCAAGGCGGCCGCCCGGATCGTGCGGCTCGGACAGCTGGAGGGCGCACCCGCCGATTCGGTGCACCGGGTGGCCCACGCGCTGGAACAGGT from Streptomyces formicae includes these protein-coding regions:
- a CDS encoding AAA family ATPase is translated as MTTYDDRASLTDLTTTAERVRRSVEGVIEGKPEVVRLSLTVLLAEGHLLIEDVPGVGKTMLAKALARSIDCSVRRIQFTPDLLPSDITGVSIYDQQRRDFEFKPGAIFAQIVIGDEINRASPKTQSALLESMEERQVTIDGQTYELPHPFMVVATQNPVEMEGTYPLPEAQRDRFMARVSMGYPTPEAELQMLDVHGAVSPLDDLQPVAHAHDIVKLIDAVRTVHVAESVRRYAVELVAATRSHPDLRLGASPRATLHLLRAAKASAALSGREYALPDDVQSLAVPVLAHRLLPTAQAQLNRRTAEQVVLEILQRIPVPTSGTDSSYGTAAHRQMPGGPVYGQRPGTRRL
- a CDS encoding DUF58 domain-containing protein, whose amino-acid sequence is MAAGSPAAGGEEHGGLRAALGGLTTRGRSFLAAGLAAAVCAYVLGQRDLLRVGLLLAVLPLICVAVLYRTRYRVAAGRRLSPSRVPAGSEARVHLRMDNVSRMATGLLMLQDHVPYVLGPRPRFVLDRVEPGGRREVSYRVRSDLRGRYPLGPLQLRLSDPFGMCELTRSFSAYDTLTVIPRTEPLPPVRLAGEASGYGDGRQRSLALAGDDDVIPRTYRQGDELRRVHWRSTARHGELMVRREEQPQRARCTVLLDTRRIAYQGAGPDSAFEWAVSAAASALVHMLERGFAVRLLTDTGSSVPSPGADGFTGSTQDSADSAGLMMDTLAVVDHSDGAGLSRAYDVLRGGNEGLLVAFVGDLDEEQAAVAARMRQRSGGAVAFVLDSGQWVTSGAVAGAVEERLRQLREAGWTAVAVPPGAALAELWRQAARERADTAPAGGTDGFSGGWS
- a CDS encoding transglutaminase TgpA family protein, with translation MSGSARLALCAYAATLMAVGALQPLVGPATWIVQAAFLVAVVSGVGALARRVPLARPLTVAAQAVVALLLLTLVFASEQAVIGLLPGPDAFAHFGELLASGADDVGRYAIPAPATDGIRLMLIGGVMLIGLAVDALAVTFRSAAPAGLPLLALYSVAAALSGGGADWLWFLLAATGYLLLLLAEGRDRLSQWGRVFGGAPRTAGTAAAGLDTGGGTAQAPVRMGRRIGALALGVAVLVPAPALGGGLIGGAGSGAGAGSGSGGTIDAVNPVVTLQDTLNQPEAREWLKYKTNADDTSDMYLRIMALDQFDGGSWKFSVRPLTGVPEELPRPDGLGGEAGTTEIRTNVSAAGSYRQGWLPMPYPTTRVSIDGKWRFDPARRTIIGDGGQTTSGVQYSVTSLLVNPTREQLARAPEPSAALLREYTQVPDSLPADVRSTAARVTKGATNAYERAAELEEWFAVGGGFTYSTTVKSGGGVEGISRFLKNKEGFCVHFSFSMAAMARVLGIPARVAVGFTPGTATAGGAMSVTNRDAHAWPELYFEGVGWTRFEPTPTRGSRPDYTQEQTPSGAATSPVEPGASASAEASAAPSSEPSCSAQDQRAGDCGAAAPRDVLPPEDPGPSPLVVAGIVILVVALLAVPLLPLLWRLRVRMRRLGSDRHVRGPGRGSGAGSGPGPGSGPKSGPELGGAAAAGTGQASAPALAAWQEVSDSAWDYGILPDESQTPRKAAARIVRLGQLEGAPADSVHRVAHALEQVLYAPEPRSAPGLAEEVQQVRKGLAANATRAARLRALLLPRSSARVLWAFSDRWTALTSRWSATRARALAQLTVQLRRLSRQRG